The genome window ggaagattcttaagaaatgcaagcttgtagtaccacctgtttactccagagggcagtaagtgaaatttcagctgtatgagcaacacagtttatacagtgaagaaaacaacacttcagtaggcagaacaacacaaacatgcattacgttcttgcgttcaaaacacttgatggagcgcaaattcgatctcaagatgtgttctaagtattaaactatatttaatttgacacagtgacctaaacattttatgtttatgaagcaatgcacccgagacactacacaagcttgtctgacgcaggtgtaaattgaggggtccttaaataagccctcataataaatctccaactgattgacaaattcacttgtgaaatggattgctgtgaactgtatgccaatgattggcttatgttaaatattatgattttaaacaatacattgtattctaaagccactttttgaattgtctaatcaatgattaactcttctgccacaagaatgtaatgcattttaattatctgaatattttttatttctatatatattgcaaatatatgtatatgggaataaatgcaattaattaatcgattaaaaacaatttcagcgattgacagctctaattataacatgttataaatgcctttttgggtggaatcaaaaacgcactgattttgtgtgtctctctttaaatgcaaaacttggccactgcgtcttcagtgaagacttttatgttcacttttacagccaacaacagaacacttatgagacattcttctccctgtatctgctccagcacgggaaaaatggcagactgtgtgtagatcactcaggggaggatctatactgccctacaaaggcaaaacgccgtaacatcatgtttggtcaaaaatgagttaatgtcatttttggggtattcaagacctcctttatcatgtgaataaatatcgtgagtcaatttgattgttttaacgagaaattaaagggctatgacaaccgtaacatccaaaaccatacgagaaaccacagcagaacgccgtaacagttgttaacAGTTGCTCTTAGCCTTCGTTCCGGCACGCttaagttgagttaaggtgttctgactttgtttcgcctggcatcaagagagatgttacggtgccgctgtgatgttactgtactctggctttgtcatactgtcaaagattaccgctcttttattgtcaccaaaccgcgtaacatacacacgacacatctttgaaataaagtgtagactgccgactgcttgtttgtattattactctgtgatagcggaTGTGATAGGGGATGGTTCAGATCTGtaaatgtcagtgacagcccggagcttgctaaatttaatccgtgtcacgtaaattagcgctaacgttgacgctgacactcgcctcacatcagatgctgaaaaccaaatattaaacacagaggcatcctacctttccatgcaatccgatataatccgtagaagatataatccatagcaatgcacgtcatctgctgtatccacaacaatccatacgtgtttgagccatatttccttcttgcaggtgttcacgtcagattttacagctggttatcgctaatgtccgtacaaagtaggctaacctaaatagtaaaagtaattccaacttttttcggtatactctgtctatattatctcagaattaaaaagtagtaatccaagtcgagttcagttgactgagcatcttgagcagtttggtggcccttaacccttaaccctttaactgtcacccctccccttttttcgcatagacatgaaaatcactatccaaacttaaatggttgtatttcaagaatgctttgtcatatatacctatggacaagttgtgttccaaattttaggttgagatctcaaaaaattagctttcagtaagattttatttggagcagtaaaaaacttggaatgagcagtctctaatctctaatgtattggtccaatgtttaattaattattactctatatcttgcatttaaatacatatacctttgtattcaattataattaaattatctttattgtgaaaatatttattgtatttattcatactgtacatactgtactgcaaagtaacttatctgttatactgtttcactgtgttagtgttgccgcactatcctgatcattatagcactaaataggaacaaccaaaggtcttctatataatttaaaacaaataccatgatgactagaccttggttaggtgttcttataatggatgtaagtatggtgaacagcaagtaaatattgattatatgtcagttactgaccttttgcctttgcatgactcctgatttttggcacatgatacaaaggcagagtacagtaactgccaaacaagggtcaaaggtcaattttgagctcaagattttttgcatacaaacatttcttcagtatagcaactagttgtgaaattttgggagtcctacctataatacttttgtctggacaaaacagaaactttaaagtcatttttctcagtttcacactctagtgagttaaggtcttttgcttttgcagggcagtataataatagggtggagtccgtcaccagttgtgggcgaggcctgatctaacgtgacatcactttagagcagaaacgaaaaccattcattttgatatACTGTTTTGGATTAATAggaatataagaaagaggagcgggtggacttttaacaaacaccatgtaaaagtgaattttgcataataggtccctttaaagtttaatttaaattcaTCATAAAAATGGTGTGTaatcaattaattcttaaaactgCTTTATATATTGAAACATGCTTTTTTTGTagcatgtattttttttccctgAATCTTCAGTTTCCGGATAAACTGTTTGTGTCATGGCCTAGTGTAATCATTGAAGACTTAGGTCACATCTGAAATTTCATCTCTTTCCACTGTCCTTTGACAAATTAAAtttaggacacagttttggagtgtttgtattttagacttCTGGAGTTtgtggtaattttgaaatgttatgtttaaaattgtattactatGAAGCCCTTgagtcaactctgttgttttaaatgagctATAAATAAAGTTTCAGTTGAGATTAAAGGGCAAAGggcattatttaattatataaatatttagtttacatgtgctgcatgGTTTACAGTAGATTAGTGCTCTACTTTGTCATCTCCTACAacatgaatgattctcaatgtaacactggtattgttacatctttttttttttttttttttttggtatcgaCTTGATACCGAataccagtacttttgacaacactaccccCGACCCTCAAAAAGTGATAAAAGTAACCggagactgtaactgcatgcatttgtttggacgTTTTTATTTGAATAAGAATGATATGAGTTTAGCGGGACACAAGCCCAATAATTTAAGTACTTTCTAAAGGCCCGGGGATGCTTAGTTTTTCCGCATTTCGAATCACGTCCGGCCAACCGCGTTGCCTTCCAAAGTATACTTTTCTGTATACCTGCAAACTAGTCGGCTtgattttgaaaattattttatgcagtgttggCTCTGAAGATTGTGATTTTATGCAGTTctgttttgaaataaaaacattttcgtGCAACAATTTAAATGCCCAATTCAAACAGTGTGCCTGAAAATGATTGCTCTTCCCTGCGTCctgctgttaaagggatagttcccccaacaatgaaaattgtcattttgcaaacccatatgacttcttttcttcttctgtgcaacacaataGGAAGTGATTTTGTGTTGTTTGCTGAATTTAATGCACGGGTCAAATTGCCTATTTTAATGACACTtccaggtgctttattaagctttaaagttTATGAAgtggcatgcgggtgagtaaataatgaccataaataaaatagtttgggtgaactattccttcagtgTCGTAACAAATGTTTGTTCACAATGATCTTTTGGGAAATTATGCAGTTTGTCAGATGTTAAATTATGTGAGGATTAAATAACATAAAAGGCACCAAAATATTACACTACCAAAATGTTAGAGCTTTCGATTGGAACGTCAGTTAAACAGCAGATGTGAACGGAGGAGAGTGTTCTAGCATACACAGATTTCCATGAGAAATATATAGCGCCAGCAGCTCTTTCAACAAAACATCAACAGCTTTCACACACTTTTCCATGTTCAGTTTTAGATACTCTGACAGATAGAATGTATTCCAGTTTATTTATGGTGCAGGGCTGACACGGTCCACCATTAGTGACCCATGTAGCATCAAAGGTGTGACGGATGGTCTTGTGCTCACTGTACTCTCACATGCTCTTGTTCTCACGTTCAGCATCTGGCGATCGCATGCCATTGGTCACAGAGAGCGTCGGTCATCGGTGATGTCATCCAGGTGTACAGTGGCAGTCACGGCCGAACCATCATCTTCTGTGAGACCAAGAGAGAAGCCACAGAGCTCTCCATGAACACCTCCATCAAACAGGTGCCTACCCAATGTTTTGtggcattttttttgttttccatagtGACCTGCCATGTGGtaatgtatgtgtgcgtgttgaTTGTGGTTGACAGTGAGCCTCGTTTCTCCCAAGGTCATTTTtctagagttttgtgttccttgccatagtcgccttcagcttgctcacttggtttctaaatacaattattattgaattacttatttttaaacacatttcacaatTGTACTTTAACTAATTACTCAATgatgacattatagacattacagttttatcttctgttaatgcctgattttctataaagctgctttgaaacgatgtgtgttgtgaaagcgttatacaaatacaaatgtcttGACTTATCTTCAGAGTGCGCAGACACTGCATGGTGACATTGTTCAGAAACAGAGAGAGGTCACGCTGAAGGGCTTCAGGAATGGCACATTTGAAGTGTTGGTGGCCACTAACGTTGCGGCTCGTGGTCTGGACATTCCAGAGGTGGATCTGGTCATTCAGTGTTCTCCTCCAAAGGTACAAGACACAATCACACTCGCTTGAGTACCTGGGTTGTTATTCAACATTTCACTAGATTTGACTTCTATTTcatcattcatttttcattgtggCTATATAAATATATGGCTAGTTTTAGTGGTTCAgaagttattttgaaaatggctagttttgtttctttttagttCAAGTATGAAGGCCATTTCACACAAAGTGATGAGAATACAAGCAAGCAAACCGGTTGATGAGCTgatcagaaaataaaaacattcgtGACACTTCACAAATGAATTCGGTTCACCGTCAGGACAAGTTAGATCATCTAATCTGCAGTCTGAGAGGAGATTAGAAAGAATCAAGTGTAAAAACAATAACCTTGAGTCGCTGCTCAATACCCGCATTTCCACTATTAAGCCAAATGAgtgtgtgccagggccagttgcgttcccactgtcacttccggggttTCGTCGTgccgcctctgggctttctctGGGCCCACctattacccttgggccaaacaaggccaacagGGGATTGAGGCCAGTTctgtgtcaaaggcagagtttcgCCAAACTGCCTAGGTTGTATATCCAGTGCACAGCGATTCAGGTCTGGGGTAAGAAAATTACCACTCTGGACATCATGAGAGTTgcagtcggtgagttgtcaacgctacctcagcttgagtttccctcttgcttgtaAAATGGGTGGGTGATCTAGGCACCGCAGTGGTGTATTAAGGGCGGGTTTTTGGGCAACGCTGTGGCCCGATTGTGGGAATGCAGATCAATTTTGGTCTTGCAGCTCAATGTCTAAGGCTGTAGGCCCCTGATGGTCATTTgatgatagccctggctcgcactggcccaatagtggaaaaacGGCTACTGAATCTTTTTCTTCTGTAGATTAAAATCCTCTTTTAACAGCATTGTGGTCTGTTGTAAATGCAGGATGTTGAGTCTTACATCCATCGCTCAGGACGGACGGGCAGAGCTGGACGAACTGGTGTCTGTATCTGTTTCTACCAACGGAACGAGGAGAGCCAGTTGAAATTCGTGGAGCAGAAAGCGGTGAGACCCCTTCTACGGTTCATGCTACTGTCATCAGTTATTTCCTGAACACGTGATTAATGTGAGTTTGAATGCCTGTGTTTACCTACATCAGGGCATTGCATTCAAACGTGTCGGTGTCCCCACAGCCAATGACATCATCAAATCTTCCAGTAAAGATGCCGTGAGGTCagacatttataaaacaaacatttaatctCAAATGTTGCTTTAAACGGTGACGAAAGAagtttaaatgtaaatgataatgtTTAGAGGTTCAAAGTTCTTGTAATTTCATATAAGAATGAAACCTGATGTAAAATGTGTTGATGTTCTCATGAGCATGCTAGGATAGGTTGTTTGAGTTTTGGCtgttgtttaaatatttgttttatgagGTTGTTCAAAAGATCGGTATTGGACAAATTGTCCTGCAGTGTGAATCAGTCCTGCATCGTTTCACCCGTCAGTTTATTCACCCtcttgtgtatttttatttttcgcAGGTTTCTGGACTCCGTCCCGGCGGCAGCAGTTGAATATTTCCGTCAGGCAGCGTGTGAGCTCATCGAGCAACGGGGGGCAGAAGAGGCGCTGGCCGCGGCACTCGCTCACATATCAGGAGCTACGAGTCTGGAGCAGCGATCGCTAATCAACTCTGATGCTGTATGTCACCCTGCACTCAGATCTGTATTTTAGCTCTCTGGATAGTCAATCATGgcactggtaacactttacaaaaaggttctcTTTTTTAAATTAGCACTAGTAAATGCATAAGTATCATGCACTAGTCAAGTCAATgtcatttgtatagcacttttcacaatgctcttcatttcaaagcaactttacagaaggTCATGCTTTACTGTCCCCAGTGTGAACAGCTTAAGCCCCGAGTGAGCAAGCcgaatgtgactgtggcaagatGTTTAGttagtggagagaaaaaaaacacttgatagGAACTGGTGCCAAAAatgttttctatatttttttctttttaatacagtttataaaatggaGTATTGAATTGTTCATGGGAAGAATTACATGACATCAAAACTACACAAGATCAGTTACTGAACGCTTGACAAACATAACACACTAATGATCCGTAACCAAAGCAGGTCTACACATCTACAACAGATGCTCTACACAACACACAGCTGCCTAGTACTCATTTAAAAGGAGTTGTGTGGATTTTATACAAAAAGCACACTATCTCCAGACTCTATACAGCCCGGATAAATACAGAGTTTAACTGAACAAAGAGTAATAGTTTTCTCATTAGtaaatacattaactgatctccgGGAGTTGTTATTACTATGACAGCCGTTATTAATGTTGTTTTCTGACTGTCACATGTTTTCTCAGGGATTCACCACAATGATCCTGAGCTGCTCTCAAGAAATGCATAACATGGGTTACGGATGGCGCGGACTGAAGGAACAGCTCGGAGAGGAAGTCGAGGGCCACATCAGTCGAATGAACTTCCTGAAGGGCAAGAAGGTGTGGCCTTCACTGTAATGAAAAACCTGATGCATTTATGTGATGAGATGTTTAGCAAGACTAAAAGGAGACTTTATGACAATGTCTTATAATCGAATTAGTTTTGATGTTTACTAAGATGACTGAAAGATGTACTGGGTACTTCAATGTTCCTTtttaggtcacatttcaccccaaaatcaaaagacaaaacGTAAAAATGTGTTACATAAAGGTAGCGCATTTTTCTGaccatttttaagatttttttgcgTTGTGACTTATAGTAAACGCATTTtctccccaaattctcattgctgaaaaataaaaactttgttaCAGCGATATAGTTTCTGTAATACAGCAAAAATTCTATAACAGAAATGAGCATCACCTTTGagaatgaaaaaactaaaaacactaGTCAGTTGTCTGGATATGTTACAGTAATGATTgagattttgtttttgcattatggtaatgagggTTTAATTATCATGAAAAAAACCTCAGAATACCAATAATGTTAATGGtccttttgattttggtgtgaaaaatgacCAGaatatgtttttgtgagatttacaCAAATTTCAGAAAtatcttaaaataatatatatatatatatttcaaaacagaaaatgtacacCATCCATTGACAAAACTGTGGGTAGAATTTgacgtatttttattttattattatttgaacaaTCCCAAAATAGCCAAATGTCGGCGGCTATACAAGTCTGTCACTGAGACTGAATTTGCTGTTATTGACTAGTGATACCGATATATTGGCCGGGCCTagtaatctgacaatatttggccAATGACAGTGTTTGCTTGGCTAATAAACAGTGGTGTGTCTTGTGTcagtttaaaaataacatttgtcaATGGATTGTAAACAAAGTTCATGTCATTTtagtaaatattgtataaaataagtGTTTCACGTTAGAAATTGTGTATATTGGCCAAACTGTTTTGTAGATATCAttattaggaaaaaaaaaaccatacTGGTCGAGCACTATTATTGTCACattgtttctgtgtgtttgtaatgTCTCTgggctctctctctgtctctcagggAGTGTGTTTTGATATTCCAGCCAGTAAGCTGAAGGAGATTCAGGTATGAAGATCTGCTCTCGTGTTCAGAGTCGTTTGTAATGTGACTCTCCACCAACATGTCTGCATTTGTCCAAATGATTTAAGTTTTGAGTGTCTTCTTTCCCAAGCCACTTTGATTGTTTGAGTCGCTCTGTGGCATAGAGTTTCACAAATGGACGCTCGTCAACAGACGCATGACAAACAGTcagagtgtgtttgtttgctgACTCGCCTATTTTCTGGGTCTCTGCAGGACAAATGGCAAGATGGCCGCCGCTGGCAGCTCACCGTTGCTACTGAACTGCCAGAGATGGAGCAGAGCATGCGTCAAAGTGGTGAACGGCCGGCCGGCGGGTTTAGCGGTCGTGGTGGAGGGGGACGCCGCTCGTTTGGTGGAAACTTCAAAGGCAAAAGTTTCAGCAGAGGAAGAGGAGGGGGTGGTCAGAAACGAAGCTTTAACCAAGCCTTTGATTACTGATTGTGTGTTGATGGACTGTCAGACTCTCTTGTTTTTACTGCCATTTAATAAATTCACTTTCACTCGTTTCTCGAGTGTTAAGACCATGAAATATGCTGATTGCTTTTACTTGCAAATGTGTTATTTATATGACAAATTTAGTTCGCGTTAAAGTGGTCTTACAACTAATAgttatttaaaatagtaattCATTAAAACATTCTTGTGAAAATTGTTACATTCATTTAATGAAGCAAATTTATGCAAGTATGGGTTCATGAATCATGAATGAGGCCTGGTTTTAATACGTGGACGCACAAAGAATACAAGTCAAAGGAAAATGTAGAAACAAATGAAGGGTTTAAAATCATTCAGAAGTTTCACGGTGCACTCCGTAGTGTCCATATGCTTTCTCTTCAATTGCACTACATAGATACAGATTAGATGAAAGAAGATTTGATGTATTCAGAATTGAGTCCCGGTTGCTCTGATATTCTAGTCATATTGAGCTGATGaggtattacagtgaatattacagtCTGTGTGGAGGGAATAACCTGAACACGCCATCGTTTCACCTGAAATCAAAGATGTTAATGAATATTACAGTTTATGCAGCCAtatatctttgttttattaattgttataTACTCCCAGTAGTGTCTATTTTAGTCCTGACAATTATGTTTGCTGTAAATACAATAATATCTGAGTCTTACAGAGACAGTCCATCCACGTTGAGTTTGCTGGTCTCCAGCTTCTGTCACTTTCATATAATGGACTCCAGTGCTCAAAGTTTTTCAGATGGTCCACAATCTGCAGATAGAAGCACATCAACATTCATCTGATGCCTCAGTTGGTAACTAGTGAACTAGTTCAAGACAAACTTTGGTTGTCAGTCAGTTAAAGATGTGAATTAGAGTTTGATAGAGGATTTACAATTATGAATACAACAGCAGACTTGTGTTGAGTTTTCAAACAGAGTGTTTCTTTTAGCACTTTTCATTGGCAGCTCTAAAGATGAAGTCAATGTTGGCAGATAAACGTTTGACGGTGGAACTTCTGGGTTCTTTTGGCACCCCAGGAAAGAACTGCCAAGTGGTGCTTTGTTCAATTTGAgctaaaaataaaccaaaaaatatatatttttgtagggTTCAAACAATCCATTTCCTCCCAAAAATGGAATATTTGGGCTAATTTAGATGTCTAGCAGAATACGTAGATCAGGACAAACTAAGGATTTGACATATTTCACAGATTGTTATCGgggtctgctctaataagacatttacatttattcatttggcagatgcttttatccaaagcgacttacaaaagaggaaacataagcaaatcatcttaaggagacatttgtacgaaaagtgccatactaagttttactagcatcagaatggtatacaaaacagatttaagtgcaacaagaattgtttttttttttttgtgactggttaagtgctcttggaaaagaccAATTTTCCCCGCAGTTGATGTTAGTAGATTTGAACTTTTTATGAAGGATTCACTCCACAGATGGCaaatatgatctaacaatgattttatacatgtgaaCAAGACAGTACAATTTATTGTTTTCTGTATGTGAACcaataatttaaaggtgcactcagtaaattttgtctttgtgtcattttggacttCCAATGATACCAAGTGGCTttgatgcagcataatttaaaatcaatagttttcagttgcagatgacattgtagaaatgtagtattcgcaatcagccatgattactttaataaaagtgtgaaagtgtcaaataacacgACTGTTACCGAGATTAAGAGAGTAATATTCGGCTGGTCCTGTGATTCTATCTTGGACGcgcccccatgtgcagaccctctccatgtagaataaaactgcttttataaggttactgataagactggagtcttcatttt of Xyrauchen texanus isolate HMW12.3.18 chromosome 20, RBS_HiC_50CHRs, whole genome shotgun sequence contains these proteins:
- the LOC127660843 gene encoding nucleolar RNA helicase 2-like isoform X2, whose product is MPSMIHTEADHIIHMVENGMEMIKKKKMKERVIAKDECESPAPEKRKREQLITGVNGNADANTIKKKKKIKVKAVDMTLQTSPSAEISSEHPEEKTPAASSEDLASDSDKEKETPEQRGGVFTNFRISQDTIKLLQARGVTYLFDIQVKTFNSIYDGKDLIGQARTGTGKTFSFAIPLVEKLHSEAADKRRGRPPKVLVLAPTRELAIQVSKDFKDITRKLSVTCFYGGSSYNPQLDAIRSGIDILVGTPGRIKDHLQNNKLDLSQLKHVVLDEVDQMLDMGFAEQVEEILSMSYEKEEKPQTLLFSATCPHWVYEVAKKYMRTKCIHVDLIGRKTQKAATTVEHLAIACHWSQRASVIGDVIQVYSGSHGRTIIFCETKREATELSMNTSIKQSAQTLHGDIVQKQREVTLKGFRNGTFEVLVATNVAARGLDIPEVDLVIQCSPPKDVESYIHRSGRTGRAGRTGVCICFYQRNEESQLKFVEQKAGIAFKRVGVPTANDIIKSSSKDAVRFLDSVPAAAVEYFRQAACELIEQRGAEEALAAALAHISGATSLEQRSLINSDAGFTTMILSCSQEMHNMGYGWRGLKEQLGEEVEGHISRMNFLKGKKGVCFDIPASKLKEIQDKWQDGRRWQLTVATELPEMEQSMRQSGERPAGGFSGRGGGGRRSFGGNFKGKSFSRGRGGGGQKRSFNQAFDY
- the LOC127660843 gene encoding nucleolar RNA helicase 2-like isoform X1, with amino-acid sequence MPSMIHTEADHIIHMVENGMEMIKKKKMKERVIAKDECESPAPEKRKREQLITGVNGNADANTIKKKKKIKVKAVDMTLQTSPSAEISSEHPEEKTPAASSEDLASDSDKEKETPEQRGGVFTNFRISQDTIKLLQARGVTYLFDIQVKTFNSIYDGKDLIGQARTGTGKTFSFAIPLVEKLHSEAADKRRGRPPKVLVLAPTRELAIQVSKDFKDITRKLSVTCFYGGSSYNPQLDAIRSGIDILVGTPGRIKDHLQNNKLDLSQLKHVVLDEVDQMLDMGFAEQVEEILSMSYEKDAEEKPQTLLFSATCPHWVYEVAKKYMRTKCIHVDLIGRKTQKAATTVEHLAIACHWSQRASVIGDVIQVYSGSHGRTIIFCETKREATELSMNTSIKQSAQTLHGDIVQKQREVTLKGFRNGTFEVLVATNVAARGLDIPEVDLVIQCSPPKDVESYIHRSGRTGRAGRTGVCICFYQRNEESQLKFVEQKAGIAFKRVGVPTANDIIKSSSKDAVRFLDSVPAAAVEYFRQAACELIEQRGAEEALAAALAHISGATSLEQRSLINSDAGFTTMILSCSQEMHNMGYGWRGLKEQLGEEVEGHISRMNFLKGKKGVCFDIPASKLKEIQDKWQDGRRWQLTVATELPEMEQSMRQSGERPAGGFSGRGGGGRRSFGGNFKGKSFSRGRGGGGQKRSFNQAFDY